The DNA region CAGTCGAAGAACAGAAGATGAAAACCGTAAAAGTGGATACAAAAGGATTTGACTATCCTGAACCAGTAAAGCAATAATGAAAAAGACACCAGAAAACATCCATAAAATTGGATGATTCCTGGTGTTTTTTTGCTTTAACCTTTTCGAAACCATCTCATCAGTTTATAAGCACTTTTGTCCTCAAGCTTATTAAACATAGAAATGCCAGGAGTTAAATTCGCTTCAATAATCCACACTTTTCCATAAACATCTATTCCAATATCCAATCCGAATGTACGCTGAGAGGGATAATATTTCATAAGATGGTTTGCTGTTAATAATGAAACTTGATCAATTTCCTTTATTACTAAATCAGCATTTAGAAGTTTTATCCTAGAACTATCGAGGGCTTCGATTACAGGCAAGACGGCCTGTGCAGTATTCGTAGTAAAATAACCTCTTGCTGCCACCTTGGCAAGCTTTCCAGTTATCTTCCATTCATTCGATTTTCTTTTTCGCTGTACCATCACTCGGATATCAAAAGGGGAATTATTAATACTAGCTAACACTATCTTTTGTTGCACGATATATTTTTTTTGCCGTGAAATTGTTTCCCTTAAAAAATCGTAGGCTTTCTGCTTACCTTCAAGAATGATTTTCTTGTTGCCTATGTGGGTGGAATATTTTTCACTCCCTAAGGTAGAAACCAGTATAACTCCCTTTCCGTGAAAGCCACGGCTCGGTTTAAGGATTACTTCTCCATACTTATCTAGTAACTCATGAAAAGTACTTTTCCTTAGTAAGCGGGTTTCAGGCAGATTAGTAGCTAACTCGTTCTCTTTTAGCAGAAATTTATGTTTTGTCCATTTTCCTACAAAAGCACCCATACACTACTACTCCTCACTAGTTTCGGCATAATATTCATCATATGTGTGAACAAAAAAATCTCTTATAGCAATAGTTTGAGAGTTAGATAATCCTTAAAAAAAATCCGTTTCGCTAGTGGGTACTCTTATAAAGAATATTTAAGTCTGGAAAATTATCAGTTTGTTATTCTTATAATACCGTTTCAGACGCAATCATGGCTGCTTCAGCATTGATTCTTCCAAATTGATATAATACTCCTGAACCAGGCACTTCATCTGTAGATGATTCTATTGCTTGTCTTATTATTTGATTACTTAATAACGGAAATGTGGCTCTTATCAAAGCGGCAAGACCTGCTACAAATGGAGAAGCCATTGATGTTCCATTTAACGGACCAAAATTCATGCACCCAATAGAATTTGTATGATTCGGACATGTAGAGTAGATGCCAACACCTGGAGCAGCAACATCAACTCCATCTCCGAAATTTGAAAAGGAGGCTTTTTGGTCGTCCTCATCCGTTGCAGCGACACTTATCACATTTACATAAGCGGCAGGAAACTCTGGTACGTTCGTATTATCATTGCCTGCTGAAGCAACGATTACTACTCCATTATTCCATGCGAAGTTTACTGCGTCTTCTAGCATTATCGACCCATCTGCTCCACCAAGGCTCATATTGATGACATGTGCTCCCGCATTTGTTGCATCAACAATTCCAGCTGCAATCCAACTAAATAATCCAAAACCATCATCACCTAATACTTTCAAATTCCAGAGGTTTCCTGAATTAAAGCTTGTCCCAGCACCATTTACAAGATTATTTGTAATGGCTCCAGCAATCCCAGCTACATGAGTACCATGACCAAAAAGATCATCAACCGTTGGTGAAGTGGTGAAATTGACATTTCTAGCAATTCTCGCAACTAAGTCTGGATGATCTTGGTCAATTCCTGTATCAAGAATTGCTATATTGATATTTGCTGGTGTAATTACTGCCCTGCACCATGCCTCAGGTGCATTTATTTTTTCAAGACCCCATTGTAAATCGAAACTAGGATCATTAGGAATAATTCTACAAAGACCTGTTGCGTGAGCAATTCGATCTATTTCAACATAGCGAATTTTTGCGTTGGTTGCATATTGGGCTAAATATTGATCAACATTTTCCAATGGTACACTTACAACATGGGCATTTAATTCTTTAATTTCTTGGACTAAAGTTGCTCCCATATTATAGTGGATTTCTTCACGTTCTTCCTTATTTACATTTGGGTAAAACCCGACGATTAAACGTTGTGTAGTTATTGCCAAAACTACATCTCCTTTATAAGATTATTTTTTAAAGGAAGGGGATGAAAGAATTGAGTCTTCAGATACCTAGAAGCACCGATTGGAAAAAGCTGTCCATTCATTAAATAATTTAGAAATTGGTTCATTTGTCAAATCCCTCCTTCCTGTCCCTATTTATAAAATTCAAACTGTAATACTTTCGTGTGGACAAACCATATAAATAGGTAAATTTTACTACCCTGAATTTGAACAGAAATAAATACAAAAAAGTGACAGGCACCGTTGGTGCCTATCACTTTTATAGGTTTGAAATTAACTTTCATGTTTGACATTCACATGGGAGATTTGTTGATCAAATGCTTTCTTTTTTCCATGCAAGAAATAATATAAAACGATACAAACCAGCACGATTATTCCCAGTATGATATACATATTCCGGTATCCGGTGATTGGAAGGAGATAACCAAGTAAAAAGGGACCAATCCCCATGCCTCCTTCTACACAGATAAAAAAGGTGGAAGTTGCAAGTCCGACACGATGTGAAGGTGAATTTTTTATGACAATGGCTTGGGCAGCCGATTGTAAGTTTCCATACCCAAGTCCGATGAATGCTCCGGCTAATAATAATGTAATTCCGTTCCCAGCTTGACTGATAATAAATAATCCCGCCGAAAAGAAGAGAATGGCTGGAAACATAACGATGTTGTCGCCTTTTAAGTCCAGTATTACACCTGTAAATGGTCTGGAAATCAGTACAAAGAAAGAGTAGACAATGAAAAAGAAGCTTGCAGCAGACATTAATTGAATTTCGATTGAATAGGGAGCAAGAAAGGAAAGGATGCTTGAATACGAGAAACCAAAGATACCAGTTAATAAAGATATAGGCAATGCTTTTTTCTCAAAGAAATCTTTTATGTGAAAGCCGCGCAAATCCTTAAGTTGTTCTTTTGTTAGCTTCACTTCAGGAATGGAAACAAATAGGGATAGAATCACACTAATGGCTGAAAAAACCGAACAAACAATAAAAATCGTACTCATATTTGAATATTGAGTGATGAAAACACCGAGAAAGGGGCCAATGGCTGTGGCAAGGATAAAACTTAAGGAATAATAACTGATTCCTTCTCCCCTTCGCGAAATAGGGATAAGGTTCATAACGGAAGTTTGTAATACGGTTAAGGTAATCCCTAAGACGGCGCCATGAAAAAATCGTACAATAATTAAAATATTCAAGTTGGATGCAGGAAAGTAAAGGAGGTTTGCGACAAAGGATAAAATGATGCCAATGTATAGTAGCTTTTTTCGTCCAACGATTTCAAGATACTTCCCGGTAAAGACACGTGCAAGTATACTGCCGATTATCAAAATACTAGCAGAAAGTCCTGCTTTGCTCTGGGATGCGTTGAACTCTTCAATCGCATATACAACTAACGTTGACATGGTTAGGAAAAATATCAGACCAAGAAGGAAAGAGGCAAACGATATTATAATAAAATCTTTTGTCCACAATCGTGGTCTAGAAGTATGCATGTTAACTACCCCAATACGCTTTATTTATCAAAATGTTATGAAAATTATAATTATATAAATCCTAACATAAATTCTCCAATATAGAAACCAATCCATACTCGATTGGATATGTGACTCAAATGAATACACCAGATCAAAAGATATTAGTTAATTAATGTTCTATCGAAACGCCAGATTCCTCGAGGGTATCTGGCGTTTTGAGGTGTTGTTGCTATTGGGATGAACGACAAAACCAAGTTCCGTATTTGTTGAAAAGTCGTTCATAAGGTCGATGAACGGTAAAACGTGCTCAGCCAGCAATAGAAAAGTCATTCATAAGAGTGATGAACGACAAACCCCGGTAAGTCGGCAGTTGGAAAGTCGGTCATAAGCCGGATGAACGACAAAACGTGTTTAGCCAGCAATAGAAATGTCGTTCACTATTAAGTCCACCACATATCCCCAACAGATTCTTTCACCATAACAGGCATAAGCGTTTGAATAGCTTTGGTAAATCCTTCATCAATCGACATTAATCCGTCTTCATGCTCGATGCTGACTACATAATCATAGCCATAAAGGCGGAGGGTGCTAATGATATCCGCCCAAACCTTTGAGTCGTGTCCAAACCCAACTGTCCGGAAATACCAAGCTCGATTTTTCATATCATTGTACGGGGTCATATCTGTTAACCCGTTTCGATTCATATTTGGTTGATCGATGATGGAGTCCTTCGCATGGAAATGGTGGATCGCATTTTCACGACCTAAAATTTTGATTGCTTCAACTGGATCAATACCTTGCCACCATAAATGGCTCGGGTCAAGGTTTGCACCAATTGCTTCCCCGCAGGCTTTTCTTAGGCGCAGTAACGTGCCTGGTGTATGTACGGAAAATCCGCCATGCAATTCAAGTCCAATTTTCACATTATGTTTTTCAGCAAATTTTGCTTTTTCCTTCCAATAAGGAATGATTTTTTCTTCCCACTGCCATTTCAAAATCTCTTGGTAATCATTGGGCCATGTGGCTATTGGCCAGTTCGGGTATTTAGCATTTTCATGGTCACCTGGGCAACCAGAAAAGGTATTTACTACCGGAATTCCAAGTTTATTAGCTAGTTTTACCGTTTTTTTGAAACATTCATCCGCATCCTCAGAAATCTGCCTTTGAGGATGAAGAGGGTTTGAATGGCAGCTTAATGCACTAACAGTCAAACCTCTGCTAGTAATCTTATTCAAAAAATCTACCTGTTTATTTTCATCCTCTAATAATTCATCTATCTTACAATGGGCATCTCCAGGATAACCGCCCGTACCCAATTCAACCGCTTCGATGCCTTTTGAGGCTACATGATCTAACATCCCATCTAGTGTTTTTTCTGAAAATAAAACCGTAAATACCCCTAACTTCATAAGAATACCTCCCTAAAACATTATGTAATCCATTACATTATATGTTAACGAATAAAAACTCAGAATAAATAAACAAAGTTCGTAATATATTGGTTTTGTGGTGAATGGTACGAAAGAATTACTCAAACATTCTTGTAATCGATTACAATTTTTTTTAATAAACATACCTGAAAGTAGGAAGTAACATGGCAAATATTCAACAGGTGGCACAAAAGGCGGGTGTTTCAGTTGCTACGGTTTCAAGGGTCATCAATCATGCTGAGTCAGTAGCTCCGAAAACCAGACTGAAGGTTGAAAATGCAATAAAAGTTTTGAACTATGAACCTAGTATGTTAGGTCGAAACCTTAGAAACTCTGAAAGCCGACTTCTAATCGTGTTAATTCCAAGTATATCCAATCCCTTTTACACAGAAGTTATTAATGGAATCCAAAATACGGCTATTGCAAACAATTATAATATTCTTCTTGGTGAAACAGACTCCAATCCACAGCGAGAAAATATTTATTTTAATATGATAAAAAATAAACTGGCTGATGGGGTCATTTCGATGGACCCAGCGGTAAATATGAAAAAACTAAACGATTTGGCTGAGAAACATCCAGTTATTCTATGCAGTGAATATGTAGAAGGCGGTAGTATACCTTACGTCACCATTGATAATGAACTAGCCGCGTACCATGCCGTTAAACATTTGATTAAATTAGGCAACAAAAAAATAGCGTTGATCAATTCTGACGAAAAGTTTTTATATGCCCGCCAACGGAGAAGGGGATATGAAAGGGCATTGAGAGAGTTTGACCTTCCTATCCGGGAAGAAATGATTTATCACACAAAACAATTGGATTTTCAGGATGGCGTTCAAGCAATGAGAATGCTGCTGCAATTAAATCAAAAACCATCAGCAGTTTTTGCTGTTTCCGATACTTTAGCAATCGGAGCATTAAAAGAGATAAACGCAAGTGGTTTACATGTCCCAGATGATATGGCAATCGTAGGCTTTGATAAAATTAGCTTTTCAAACATGACAAATCCAACACTAACCACGGTATCACAGCCCATGTATAAAATGGGATGTACAGCAGCAAATATGTTGATTAATCGAATAAGCGGGAACAATGTGGAAAGTATTTTATTGGATCATGAATTAGTCATTCGTGAGTCAACAATGGGGTAGTATCCTGAAAATGTTAAAAGGAGGTATGTTCAATGGGAATAAAGGTAGGAATTATCGGGTGTGGTTCAATCACGAAATTCCGCCATGCACCAGAGTATAAGGCAAATCCGAATGTAGATGAAATCGTTTTTTTTGACCGGAATGCAGAAAGAGCTGAGGCACTTGCAAAGGAATTTGGCGGCCGTGCGGTGAAGACCGTGGAAGAACTATATAACGATCCTAGGATTGTGGCGATCAGCGATTGTTCATCAAATGAAGCCCATCATATAAATACCTCTAATGCCTTGTTACACGGGAAGCATGTTTTATGTGAAAAGCCTTTAGCAATCAATGTAAAATATGCCGAGGAAATTCTTGTAGCCCAAGCCAAATCAGGAAAGAAATTGATGGTTGGCCATAACCAGCGATTCTCAAAAGCTCACCAAAAAGCAAAGGAACTGATTGATAAAAAAGAATTAGGCGAGGTGCTAACCTTCAAAACTTCTTTTGGACACCAAGGACCTGAAAGTTGGGGAGTAAACAAATCGAATACGACTTGGTTTTTTAAAAAGGAACGCTCTCACTCTGGTGTTGCTGGTGATTTGGGGATTCATAAAATTGATCTCATTCATTATTTATTGGACGATGAAATTACAGATGTGCATGCTTACACTGGTGCATTGGATAAAGTGGATGAAAATGGACATCCAATTGAGGTTTGCGACAATGTTGTTTGTGCATTAAAGACAAAAAAAGGCCGATTAGGAACAGCATCATTTTCGTGGACCTATTACGGTTCAGAAGATAATTCAACGACCATTTATTGTCAAAAAGGGGTGATTAAAATCTACCATCATCCTAAATATCAGCTCATTATCGAAAGGAATGATGGAGAAGTTACCAACTATCAACTAGAGCCAATCCAAACGAATGATAATCAAACAAATAGTGGCGTAATAGATTCATTTATCTCATCCATTATTAATGATGAAGAACCAATGGTCACGGGCCAGCAAGCCCTTCTAACTCTTAGGGTAATAGAGAAAATACTCGCTGGTTCCTAAAGGATAGGGAAAAGTCCCCTTTGCGTTCTATCAGCTATTAAGCTCTGAAAATATTTTTAATGGTCGCCCTGAATATAACTTTAGTAGTCTAAATATAATGAACTATCCATGAGTATATTTTCGTGCTTTTCATTTCTAATTATTTGTAACGGATTACATATTTGACGGGAGGTTTGGTATGTTACAACAGCTAACGATCAATTCGAATACGTACCATGGTTTTTCTTTAGAGGATGCAGTAAAAGGAGCAAGTAAAGCTGGATTCAAGCAGATTGAATTAGCCGCTGTCAAGGACCATACTGCACATGTTTTACCAGATATGTCGCCAGAACAGCTTAATGAAATAAAGACATTGCTTCGGGAGTACGGGATGAAATGTGTCGGGATTGGTGCACACAGTAATGTGATGAACGAGGAAGGAATTACTAATCTATTGAAAAGTATTGATTTGGCTATGGAATTTGATTGTAGGTTTGTTATTACCGCAACTGGTGATGCCCATAACGATACAGATGTGATTGAAGATGAAGCCATATTAGCAAGGAACTTAGAACCGATCATCGAAAAATGTGAGAAGTTAAATAAGGTACTTGTCCTTGAAACACACGGAAATAACTATGCAACAGGTTCATCTTTAAAAAAACTGGCGCAATCACTAAATAATCGAGTCAAAATAAATTATGACACAGCTAATGTAATTTTCCACGGTAATACATTACCTTATGAGGATTTAGAAGCATCTGTTGATTGCGTTGAATTTATCCACTTGAAGGATAAGGCGGGTGCCTATAATGAATGGAATTTTCCCGCAATCGGTGATGGAAATCTCGATTTTCCCAGACTATTTGAAACGCTTAAGAAAGCAGATTACAAGGGCCCAATTAGTGTAGAGATTGAGTTTACATCAGCAGGACCAGCAAATCTTGAAGAAGTAAACAATAGTGTAGTAAAGTCTTACAACTATCTTTCAACAATAATTGGTTCATAGCGGTTGAATGGAGGATATATGCAGAATATTGGTCTAGTAGGTTTAGGGTTTATCGGTCTGACGCATTTAGAGGCGTATCATCCTATTAAAAATGGCCAGGTCATTGCTATATGTACGAGAAGGGAAGAGAAAGATCGAGAAATAACAAGCCAATACAATGGCTCCTTTGTGACGGAATATGATGATCTATTAAGGAATGATGAAATAGACATCATTGATATCTGCTTACCTACCTTTTTACATGAAGAATATATTATCAAGGCAGCAAACGCCGGAAAACATATCATTTGTGAAAAACCATTATCTTTAACGGTGGAATCAGCCCATCGAATCATTCAGGCCGTGAATAAAAATAAAGTGAAGTTATTTGTTGGGAATGTCCTTAGATTTTGGCCGGAATATGAGGTAATAAAAGCCTATAGTTTAACGGATAAATTAAAAGATATTGAAATCGTTCATGCCAAACGATTAGGTCAGCCACCCACATGGAGCAGTTGGTTTCAAGACCCGGAAAAAAGTGGTGGCGCGTTATATGATCTCCACAATCATGATATTGATTTCGTCTATTATTTACTCGGTGAGGTTGATTCTGTTTATGCTGTTGGAAACAAAAACAGGTACGGCGCTTGGGATCATGTGATGACAACACTTTCATTTAAAAATAATAGTAAGGCCTTCGTAGAAGCTTCGCAAAGAATGCCGATGGGGTATCCTTTTACTTTCGCCTTTAGGGCACAAACGGCCAAAAGTGCGCTTGAATTAACGGTTGCTGCTGGTGAAAATATTGAGAATATAGAAGAAAGCAATAATCAGTTTATCTATTATGCTAATCAGAAAAAGTCTTCGATTGAAATGGATAAAGGGAATGCCTTTCAAAATGAACTCTCCTATTTTGTGAATTGCATCGAAAATAACACAGATAACCTCGTGATTCCGTTAGATGACGTAGTATATACCCTTAAGTTATTAAAAGCGATCGAGAATTCCTTAGAAACTGGAAAACAAATTCGAGTTTAGAATATTGTTCAGAGAAATAGGGACGTAAAAATAAAAGCGTTTGTTACGTAATTTGGCTACGGTTTTAATTTTAATCTTTAATAGATTACTAGTTATATAAAAAGGGGGTCATTTTTAATGAAAAAGGCTTTTAAACTGTTTTTGTTTCTCGTATTGATTATGGTACCAATACTTAGCGCGTGTGGTGCAGAGACAACTGGTGATTCTGATTCAGACAAAGGAAATGATAAGGATAAGGTTAAGAAAAAAATCGGTATTCTTGCACCGGCTGTTACACATGGCTGGGTTGCGGCAGTTGCCTACCATGCAGAAGCTCGTGCCAAAGAACTATCGAATGAGATTGATTACCAGATTCAAACAAGTACGAATGCTTCAGAAATGACGGCGCAATTAGATGATTTGATGACCTGGGGAGCAGATGCCATTGTAGCCTTTCCACAATGGGAAGGAATGGAAGTGCCAATTAAAAGAGCATTGGATGAAGGTATCGAGGTAATAAACTTTGATATCGCTATCAACGCGGAGGGTGTTTACCGTGTATCTGGAGACAACGAGGACATGGGGATTCAAGGAGCCAACTATATTGTAGACAAAATCGGTAAAGAAGGGAATGTAGTGATCCTTGAGGTACCTACTGCTGGTTCCGTTTCAGAATTAAGAAAGAAAGGCTTTGTTGAGACAATAGAAAAAATTGCACCTAATATGAAGTTTCAGACTTATGCCACACAGTTTACACGTGAAGATGGCTTGAAGGACTTTGCAGATATCTTAACAAGTAATGCACAAATTGATGCCGTATACTCCATGGACGACGAAACTTCCATCGGTGTATTACAAGCAATAAAAGAAGCTGGCAGAACAGATATTAAGGTAGTCACTGGCGGTGGTGGTATGCAGGAATATTTTAATATGATGCCAGAAAATCAGGATATCTGGATTCAATCTGCTCTATATAGCCCAGCTATGGTTAAAGACGCAGTTGACGTAGCACTTAAAGTATTAAAAGGGGAAAAAGTTGAAGAAGTAACCATCATACCGACAACAGTAGTAGACAGAGACAACTATAAAGAATTCATAGACGCTAACTCACCGTATTAGGTTATATATTTTATAAAATAGAGGCTTTGTTTATAATGTCATAATTGATTTAATAACAATGTTGATTGGAGCGGAAGGGGCGAAGGACTCCTCGAAAATGCTATCGCATTTCCTTCGTGCGGTGCAAAATCACGGAAGATTATACAATGTCCTGCGGGAGTAAGGGGCTGGGGAGACCCCACAGACGCTTAAGCGCCGAGGAGGCTCCCCGGCACGCCCGCGGAAAGCGAAGCCCCTGGAGCGGAAATCAACATACTTGTTTAATTGTGACAAATAAAAAAATAACAATAAAAGAGGGGGTATGGCACAGCTATAGCCTCTCTTTCAATCAAAACTGTGGAAGTGATTACATGATAATCGAAATGAAAAATATCAGAAAGTCATTCGGAAGTAATGATGTTCTCAAAGACGTATCATTTATGATTAAAGGCGGAGAAATTTGTGCATTACTTGGTGAAAATGGTGCTGGTAAATCAACACTAATGAACATCCTCGGCGGAGTTCAGCCAACAGACTCAGGTTCGATCAACATAGATGGGAAGCAAGTGGTTTTCCACGCCCCCTCACAATCACAGGAAGCGGGAATTGCCTTCATCCATCAGGAACTGAATTTAATTAATGATCTACCAATTTATGAAAATATGTTTTTAGGAAGAGAGCTTAAAACGAAAAGAGGGAGCCTCGATCTAGAAAGAATGCATCAAGAAACCATAAAGATGTTTAAGCAAATGGACGTAGATCTAAATCCAAAAACAATGGTCCGCGACCTTGATTCCTCCTATAAACAGATCGTTGAAATCTGTCGCGCGATGATGACGAATGCTTCCATCATCATTATGGATGAGCCTACTACCTCCTTAACAGACCAGGAAACGGAACGCGTATTTAAAATGATGAAAACGTTGAAAGACCACAACGTGGGAATTATTTTTATCTCTCACAAATTAAATGAAGTTATGCAATTTTGCACTCGATACGTCGTGCTTCGAGATGGGAACCTAGTGGCACAAGGAAATGTCAGCGAAGTAACGAGTAAGGACCTCGCCCGTTTTATGGTCGGCTATGACGTAAGAACAGATCCGTTACTTAGGGAGAAAAAACTAGGTAAAGAGATTTTACGCGTAGAGGGATTTACATACTATCATGTGTTTCGGGATATTAGCTTCTCAATTAAGTCGGGAGAAATCGTTGGAGTTACGGGGCTTCTAGGTGATGGTCGAAGTGAGCTCTTTCAATCCATTTTCGGAGCTGAGAAGGTTTCATCTGGAAAAATATTCTTGAATGGAAAAGTAGTATCGATAAAAAGTACGACTCAGGCAATAAATGAAGGAATTGCGTACCTTCCCCGTAATCGGAAGGAAAATGCCATCATCAAGGATATGAATATCATGGAAAATGCTTCGATTGTTACCTGGCCGAAATTTTCTAAGAAAGGGATTATTAATAAGCAAAAGCACGAGGAGACCTTTAGGGAACAAAGCAAAGTATTAAAATTAAAGATGGGGAAGCTTACCGACAGCATCACTAGTCTTTCCGGTGGAAACCAACAGAAGGTTGTTTTAGCCAAATGGTTAGCTACTAGTCCTAAACTGCTCATCTTAGACAACCCTACCCAAGGTGTCGATGTCGGTGCGAAGGAAGATATCTATGATATCATTTTGAAGCTTGCAGATGAAAACATTGCCGTGGTTGTCCTATCTAGTGAAGCACAGGAAATTATCCGTGTATGTGACAGGGCGCTGGTTATGTATCATGGTGTCATTCAAGGCGAAGTTGCTTTAGAGGCAATGAATGAGCATACGATCATGAGCCTTGCAACGGGAGGGCAACTATCGTAAGTAAGGGAGAGAAAACCAATTATGGATAAGGCCACTTTGAAAAATAATAGAAGCTTTTTTGATTGGTTCAAATATAAATGGTCAAACGAACCTCTGTTTAGTACGGCGATTGCACTTATCATTATGATTATTTTACAAACATTGGTTTTGGGATTTGATTATGATTCAATTGGCAGCTGGTTTCAATCCTGGACAAACAACTGGTTTAACATTC from Neobacillus sp. FSL H8-0543 includes:
- a CDS encoding sugar ABC transporter ATP-binding protein — protein: MKNIRKSFGSNDVLKDVSFMIKGGEICALLGENGAGKSTLMNILGGVQPTDSGSINIDGKQVVFHAPSQSQEAGIAFIHQELNLINDLPIYENMFLGRELKTKRGSLDLERMHQETIKMFKQMDVDLNPKTMVRDLDSSYKQIVEICRAMMTNASIIIMDEPTTSLTDQETERVFKMMKTLKDHNVGIIFISHKLNEVMQFCTRYVVLRDGNLVAQGNVSEVTSKDLARFMVGYDVRTDPLLREKKLGKEILRVEGFTYYHVFRDISFSIKSGEIVGVTGLLGDGRSELFQSIFGAEKVSSGKIFLNGKVVSIKSTTQAINEGIAYLPRNRKENAIIKDMNIMENASIVTWPKFSKKGIINKQKHEETFREQSKVLKLKMGKLTDSITSLSGGNQQKVVLAKWLATSPKLLILDNPTQGVDVGAKEDIYDIILKLADENIAVVVLSSEAQEIIRVCDRALVMYHGVIQGEVALEAMNEHTIMSLATGGQLS